CGTAGGTAAATATAACGGCACTTACTCAAAAGAGGAAATGATGAAGATTGTGAAAATGGAACGCCGTCTGGAACTGGCAATGGAAAGTGAGCGATTCTTCGACCTCGTGCGCTGGGGCGATGCCGCTACCGTGCTGAACAAGTACTATAGTGACGAGAGTAAGAAGATGAGTTTCCTTAACGGCTCTTCATTCACAGCCAATAAAAACGAATATCTGCCCATTCCTTTCGAACAAATGGCTGCATCTAACGGACATTACACTCAGAACTGCGGAGAGTGGTAAGGTTTAAGTTGAGAGTTAAGAGTTTAGAGTTATCGCTATGCGATTAAGAATTGAGAATTGAAAATTGAGAATTATGAAAACGATATATAGCATTATCTGTGCATTTTGCATAATCTGTGGGTTCACAGCCTGCAGCGACGATGAACACACAACAGGCAGCATCAACATCAGTGGTTCATGCCTGGTTGAGAGGTTCGTGCTGAACAACAAATACGAGGCAACAATTAGTACTGAGAAGCGTTTGCTGAAAATCAAGGTGCCTGTGGATTTTACACAGACTAACGACATGGTGGTAACCGATCTGATTGTTTCAGATGGTGCTCAGACAAACATCCAAGTTGGTCAGCACCTGAACTTCGATGCCGACCGCATGCTTCGTGTGACCAATGGCGATTTGGAGATGAACTATCAGGTAACGGTGCGTAACGACGAGGCCTTGTTGAAGCTGTTCATGCTCGAAGGTGTTAAAGGTGCCATCAATCAGGTTGACAAAACTGTTACTGTCAGCGTGATGGCAAATAGCGGCATAGACCTCACCAATGCAACCTTCGAAGTGGAGTGCAGTGAAGATGCTGTCTGCAGTCCAGCCAGTGGAACTAAAGGCAACTTCACAGAGCCTTTCAAGCTTACCCTTACCGATAATACTGCAACTAACACTTATACCGTCAGTGTTACCATGATTGAGAATCCTGTAGCACTATTCGTTGGTGATGCTGAGAATATCGAACTCCTCAATGACGAAGAGAAGGCCGCTGCCAAGTGGCTTACAGGTAACATTACTAATGCGGCATACGCTTCATGGAGCGATGTGGCCAGCGGAAACATCTCATTGAGCGAGTGTAAGTTCATATTCTTCCACCGTCACTGCTCGTCATACGGCAACTATAATGGCTTCAAGGAGGCAGAGACAGGTGCTATGACCGCTTTGGCTCGTATGAAAGAATTCTGGCAGAAAGGCGGTGCCTTCATACTGGGCCGCTCAGCTGTTAACTATGCCATCGCTCTGGGTGCCATGCCCGAAGATGCCTATCCTAACAATGTGTGGGGTGGTGGAAATGGTGAAGGTTCCGACCTTATGGGAGCTGATCCCTGGCACTTCTATGCCTACGACATTGCTCATCCGTTGTGGCAGAATATGAAGACCTATCCTGGTGCAGCAGCCAATGCTGTTTATACGCTCGATGAAGGATACACCATCTGTAATACAACCTCACAGTATGGCTTCTGGGATACTTATGCGAGTGGCAAGGATGCTTTTGAGTCTAAGACAGGCGGTCGAGCATTAGCTGGCGACAATAGCGTATCAGTATGGGAACTGAAGGCCTATAGCGGCGACTACGGCAAGGGTGGTATAATCTGTTTCGGTTCAGGTCTCTTTGACTGGAATTCTCCTACGACCTATACGTCTAATTATCACGATAACATGGGCACTATCATGCTCAATGCATTCGATTACTTGACACCTACCCCCACCCCCTCCCGAGGGGAGGGGAGATGAGTTAGTCCCTTTAGCAGTTTCGTTTACAATAGTTTTAACATATAAATAATGAATTATTATGAAAACAAATAATAAGCGTAATAACTACTTGCAGAAGCATTTACTCCCCTTCCTCACAGGGAGGGGCTGGGGGATAGGCCTACTTCTCGCTTTATGCCTTTTCTCCTGCAGCGACGATGAAATAACAGGCGACCCCGATCGCAATTGGGCTGGTACGACAACGTCATTCTCTCCCACCGATGATAAGGGTTTTGGCACATACTACACGCCGAAAATCGGCCGTGTGGGCGACCCTATGCCTTTCTATGATCAGAAGGCTGGTGGTTTCAAGGTACTCTACCTTCAGGAGTTCGACAATAATCTGAGCCATCGTTTCCATCCCATTTGGGGCGTTTCCACTCAGGATGGCTGCAACTACCAGTCGCTTGGCGAGGTTCTTCCTTTCGGTGATAATGATTATGAGCAAGATGCAGCTCTCGGAACCGGCTGTTGCTATTACAACGAGCAAGACGGCACCTATTATATTTATTATACAGGACATAATGGCAACTGCAAATACCGCGAGGTGGTGATGCGTGCCACATCTACAGACTTCAAGACATGGACAAAAGATCCACTTTGGCAAATCAATGGTCCTGCCTACGGCTATTCAAGCAATGATTTCCGTGATCCACAAGTGTTCGTTGCCGACGACGGTCTCTTCCACATGGTCATCTCCACATATCCTGCTACAGGCGGAGACCCCGTCTTCGCTGAGTTCAAGTCAGCAGACATGAAGTCATGGGAGCATATTGGCCATTTCAAGATGATCTGGGACCGCATGCTGGAATGTCCCGACATCTTTAAGATGGGCGATTACTGGTATCTCGTCTATAGTGAGAGTGTGAAAACCAACTGGAGCCGCAAGGTGAAATACATGATGGCTTCTACATACGACAATCTGAAAAATTGTTTTAATGACCCAGGAGCCAACTGGCCTAAGGATGGTCATGAGGGCGTGCTTGACAGTCGTGCTTTCTATGCTGGCAAAACAGCTTCTAACGGTACGGACCGTTACATCTGGGGATGGTGTCCTACTCGCTCTGGTGCCGATCCTCATGAGAAAAACATTAACGTAGGTGGCGGTGATGGCAACGAGCCAAATTGGAGCGGTGCATTAGTCTGCCATAAGATTATCCAGCATGCCAACGGCACACTCACCCTCGGTGCTGTTCCTGCTATGGCTGCCAAGTATAACAAAACAGTGGAGACCTCTGTCATGAGCTCCAATGGCTATGACAACGGCACACTCTCAGGTAATGATGCCTTTGTACTTTTCAACCGCCTCGGCAGTTGCAACCACATCTCTTTCACTGTCACGACCTCAAACAACTGGGACAAGTTCGGTATTTCTTTCGTTCGTAGCACTGATCCTGAATACTATTATACGTTAGTGGTTAATCCTGAAAATGAGAATCAACGCAAGGTGAACTTCGAACAGGAAGGCTACCGTGTAAAGACGAATGACAAGGGCGAGGAAGAAAAGGTCAATGGAAAAGGCTTCATCGAAGGTATTGACGGTTACTTGTTCGAGCGTCCGTCAGATAATATCTACAACATTGACATCTACACCGACAACTCTGTCATGGTGATGTATATCAACGACGTGTGCGCCTACACTCAGCGCATCTACGGCATCCAGAAAAACTGCTGGAGCATCAAC
This region of Prevotella sp. E13-27 genomic DNA includes:
- a CDS encoding DUF4960 domain-containing protein encodes the protein MKTIYSIICAFCIICGFTACSDDEHTTGSINISGSCLVERFVLNNKYEATISTEKRLLKIKVPVDFTQTNDMVVTDLIVSDGAQTNIQVGQHLNFDADRMLRVTNGDLEMNYQVTVRNDEALLKLFMLEGVKGAINQVDKTVTVSVMANSGIDLTNATFEVECSEDAVCSPASGTKGNFTEPFKLTLTDNTATNTYTVSVTMIENPVALFVGDAENIELLNDEEKAAAKWLTGNITNAAYASWSDVASGNISLSECKFIFFHRHCSSYGNYNGFKEAETGAMTALARMKEFWQKGGAFILGRSAVNYAIALGAMPEDAYPNNVWGGGNGEGSDLMGADPWHFYAYDIAHPLWQNMKTYPGAAANAVYTLDEGYTICNTTSQYGFWDTYASGKDAFESKTGGRALAGDNSVSVWELKAYSGDYGKGGIICFGSGLFDWNSPTTYTSNYHDNMGTIMLNAFDYLTPTPTPSRGEGR
- a CDS encoding glycoside hydrolase family 32 protein, which translates into the protein MKTNNKRNNYLQKHLLPFLTGRGWGIGLLLALCLFSCSDDEITGDPDRNWAGTTTSFSPTDDKGFGTYYTPKIGRVGDPMPFYDQKAGGFKVLYLQEFDNNLSHRFHPIWGVSTQDGCNYQSLGEVLPFGDNDYEQDAALGTGCCYYNEQDGTYYIYYTGHNGNCKYREVVMRATSTDFKTWTKDPLWQINGPAYGYSSNDFRDPQVFVADDGLFHMVISTYPATGGDPVFAEFKSADMKSWEHIGHFKMIWDRMLECPDIFKMGDYWYLVYSESVKTNWSRKVKYMMASTYDNLKNCFNDPGANWPKDGHEGVLDSRAFYAGKTASNGTDRYIWGWCPTRSGADPHEKNINVGGGDGNEPNWSGALVCHKIIQHANGTLTLGAVPAMAAKYNKTVETSVMSSNGYDNGTLSGNDAFVLFNRLGSCNHISFTVTTSNNWDKFGISFVRSTDPEYYYTLVVNPENENQRKVNFEQEGYRVKTNDKGEEEKVNGKGFIEGIDGYLFERPSDNIYNIDIYTDNSVMVMYINDVCAYTQRIYGIQKNCWSINNYGGSITVSNIKVFNY